tagtaaaattttaaaaattagtctttctttctcatttaatttgttcgtaccaaaaaaaagaaaaaatatttgaggaaTTTAGTCAAATTTCATTCATACGAAACAACTTaatcaaaactaaaatttttccaCTCCCTTCGTTCTGTTATTGAGCCAAACGAAtcttaaataaatgaattgcTATTCCACACGGAACTACAAAGTAATGGGAGATGTCTTTTtccatttgaaattgaaaccTTTTGGCATGCCAAACTAATCAACCAATACTTCAAACACGCGGGGTACTGTCCAAGTTAAAGAAAGTGACGTGgatgtgatatatttttattggaaaCCTTATCAAAGTTCAAAAAGGAACTTAGGATAAGAGTAGACGGGTCATTCTTGAGTTGGATATTCAGACAAAAATGGGTGAGAAATTTGCAGTGAAGCCACATGCAATCATGATTTCAGTGCCTTATCAGGGTCACGCCAACCCATTTACCCATCTCGCGATCAAGCTAGCTTCAAAGGGCTTTACCATCACTTTTGTTCATACCCAAGATGCTCACCATAGAATATCCAAATCCTACCAGAAGCTTAACAGCACAAGTAGTAGTGACGAGGTCGATATCTTCTCGGAAGCTCGTGATTCGGGCCTTGACATACGTTACACGACCATCGCTGATGGTTTTCCTCTCGAATTCGACAGAGACCAAAACGTCAACGAGTACTGGGAGTCTATACTTCATGATTTTCCATCTCGTGTCGATGAGTTTATTGGGAATTTGATTGAGTCGTTTGATCCGGAGTTGTTGCCGTTCTTGGTTGCTGATGCTATTTATCCATGGCCTGCAACAATTGCGAAGAAGTACAACCTAGTAAATGTCTCCTTCTGGACAGGGCCAGCGGCAGTGTTGgccattaattattatttcttcgATCATCTTAGAGCAAATGGACATTTTCCACCTACAGGTGTGTCTTTTCATCTCCCGAATTTCCCCTGCCTTTTCCCTCTagtgaaaaatgaaatcaaaatagtgaaaatagaaagtgaaaaacaaaaatatatgtgttaaagatattgttaatatttggatttatttttggagataatataaaataagtatgctatatttgatgttatttAGTGGGATACAAAAactactatttattgtcaaatcatgtctcttttatatatatatatatatgagtatgtatataatttttttaattgtaaggtttataattagtgtagacttattttgtcaaaaaataaatgagataatgtttcaaaacatttcaaaatactaccaaaactttcaaaacaaatcaagacaaGCATTGTCCATATTTTAACCCATCTCAGAGATGGttcaaaaatgaaaccaaacagtATGTTTAGATCTTGAACTTTAAATTCCAAAACATTgttactatttattatatcacaATAATCcgaccatatatatatatatatatatatatatatttaatgattacCAGATGATCCCTTGTACTCCATTGATTACATTCCTGGAGTTGAATCGATTAGTAGCAAGGACTTGATGCCGTATCTTCGAGAAGCGGACACCACAACAATCGTTCACAAGGTTCTTCTGAGGGTATTCGAGGAGGTTAAGAAGGCAGATTTCATCTTACACAACACACTACAAGAACTAGAACAGCACACTCTATCAACCCTGAACCAAAAACAGCCAACATATGCAATAGGGCCTGTCAGCTTTTCTCCTGACTGTATCAAAACCCGCGTTTCCAAGAGCCTGCTCTTTGAAATAGATTGCTCCAAATGGCTTGGATCAAAGCCTCCCAGCTCAGTCTTGTATGTCTCATTTGGTAGCAATGTTCCGACCAATAAGCAGGTAATTGAAGCGATAGCTCAAGGACTTCTCCTCAGTGAAGTAAGTTTTATTTGGGTAATTCGTCCCAAGATTGTCCGTTCCATTGATGACAACAAAAATGTTTTACCAGCTGGATTTGAGGATAATTTAAAGGATAAAGGGTTGGTTGTCCCCTGGTGCGATCAAAATGCTGTTTTTTCCAATCCAGCAGTTGGAGGATTTTTGACGCACTGTGGATGGAATTCAATATTGGAGAGCATGTGGTACGGTATTCCGCTGATTTGTTATCCGATAATGTATGATCAGCCTACTAACCGAAAATTGGTGGTTGATGATTGGAAAATTGGAGTTAATCTCTGTGATGGTGTTTCGGTAGATGGGGCAGAAATAGCTTTGAAGATTAAGCAGCTAATGTGTGAAAAAACATCGATTGGCATCAGGAATGAGATAATGAAATTCAGAAGCGTACTGCATGATGCTTTGTCTGAGGAGGGATCGTCCAACAGAAACTTTGATCAATTTATCCAGGACTTAAGACATAAAATGCATGTTGGGAAAGAGAATGTATCATCAACAATCTAGTTGTTTTTTAAGAATTGACAAAATGTCTGAACTACATATTTTGACATTTAGAAATATCATGATGTCGGAATATAACGCAAGTTAAACAACTAAAAAGATCATAATTGGATTTTTCTATTCAACTTTTGGAAATGAATCactgttttatatttatttatgttgctatttttctttcaattaaatattaatactaGCTAGTATGAGTTtagtaaaatatgtatttgtaggaaataaataaatgtacatGTATTATACAGGAGAGCGGGTGGCGATGACATTAAGGGGAAGGGCTAGTGGCGGGGGAGAGGGCCGCAATCCAACaaaagaacaaagaggaaaTGTGGGGATTGagaaagaagatgaaaaattaaaaaatatattattattctaaatattatattagtatattaaatattatttaaaaattacttaaagaCAAAGAAGGACGAGTGCATTACGCTACTTACCGTTTTCGAATCTTtctctttattaaaaaaaggatatgggaataatataatttttttttcacgtatcattttttttttttactcattttttcattcacaaaaaataaattacacttacataATGTATTTGATATATCATGGGCACAACCAAAACTGGTGGCCCCttcaaattgattaaattaaccCCACGGCTGGAGATGGTCCAGAAGCATACATTTAACGCTTTGAAAATCTTTGACCAAATGAATCGCAATTCCAAGTGGTGGGATGTTTCGTTTTACATTGGAAACATTTTGGTACGtcaataaataagaaattttatttgaatttagtttgattaaatcaaataataataaattaaatatagtatATTTAGTGTAGTTGATTAtgtttcttaaattttatattaataacataataaatgtattatatttatcatataattaatttatagggtaaattatacttactcggtgtttaaaaaattataaacatcccctcaaatgaaaaataattatgtaaccccTAAAAACTGAGGTggatattactattttattcttattaaaaaatttttaaaaaaataaaaattatatatttaaaagattgtaaagaatatataagattataatttataattcaaatggGCATTTTGATGAGTCCACCACAAAAATTGTTTAGAAACCTAGCGGAATATGGGTTCGTTGTTGGACGGAAGTTAAATTGAGGgagttattttataattttttaaataataaaaaagtatttataattataccaaatttttgaggaagtgattataatttactcttaattcatattttgctAAAATCGGTTTGAATTAAAAATCCCGTTACCCAGTCGGCCAATACATCAAACCCGCCGGCATTCTCTAAGTGAACGAAAGTGACGTCCGTGAGATGTTTTTATTGGATTATTTACCTCTATAATCATTGGAGATATTACAATTCCAAGGGAGCTTAGGACAGTAGTTGATCGGCCTATCTTGAGTTCGATCATCCAGAGAAAAATGGGGGAGAAATGTACCTTGAAGCCACATGCAATCATGATTTCAGTCCCTTACCAAGGTCACGCCAACCCGTTTACCCATCTCGCAATCAAGCTAGCTTCAAAGGGCTTTACCATCACTTTTGTTCATACTGAAGATGCTCACCATCGAATATCCAAATCCTACCAGGAGCGTAACAGCACAAGTAGTAGCAACGAGGTCGATATCTTCTCTGAAGCTCGTGATTCGGGCCTTGACATACATTACACGACCATCTCCGATGGTTTTCCTTTGGAATTCGACAGAGTCAATAACATCGACGAGTACTGAGAGTCTATGTTGCATGATTTTCCATCTCGTGTCGATGAATTTATTGGCAATTTGATCGAGTCGTCTGATCCGTCGTTGGTGCCGTTCTTGGTTGCTGATATTGTTTATTCATGGGCTGCAACAATTGCCAAGAAGTACAACCTAGTGAACGTGTCATTCTGGCCAGCACCAGCCTTGGTGTTtgctattaataattattactacgACCATCTAAGTACAAATGGTCATTTTCCACGTACAGGTATGTCTTTTTATTATCCCGAATCTGCCCAGCTTTGCCTTCTTGCATTTCCCATTTCATCTATCTTACACATGACGTCAACcatcttgaaaaattttaagtggTCTAGAACCAAAAccattgtaattattttatttgtcccgacaatatataatatatcttcATTGGGTTAATTCcaatttatagtaaaaaaactccaggtaaagaaaaaataaataaattatttctttatatgttttaaaataaaataaaacacacctcacatatatatatagtgggTTACatgcacattttttttttcttatttttgattTGAAACGTTATTTATgttgtgatttaaaattttgaatcttgatttcaacttcataaacaaatttaactaatagatcaattgtgtaaattttatttaattcaaattaacaaTTTGAAAGGGAGGGTGGTGGGCAGCAGCGGCGCGGCATCACTGAAGGGAGGGAGAGCGACGACTAAGaaacaagattaaaaaaaatatacctaattacatttttatatataaatattaatatattaaatatatatactatattattatttaaaaatcttgCAGACGGGCGCTCGTATTACACCACTGGCTATACAAGggtattttgttttatttcagaaaacatcaaagagtaatttgcaaaaaaaatttccacaTGGTATTTTTGCAGATTTCCTATATCACAAccatataaattgtattttgccATCTTGGATGATTATCAGATGATCTCGTGTACTCGATTGATTACATTCCTGGAGTTGAGTCGATCAGTAACAAGGACTTGATGCCGTATCTTCATGAAGTGGACACCACAACAGTCACTCACAAGATTCTTATCAAGGCATTTGAGGAGGATAAGAAGGCAGATTTCATCTTACACAACACAGTGCAAGAACTAGAACTCTACACTCTATCCTGAACGAAAAACAGCCAACATATGCAATAGGTCCTGTCAATTTGTCCTCTGAGTGTATCAAAACCCGTGTGCCCAAGAGCCTGCTCTTTGAAGTAGACTGCTCCAAATGGCTCGAATCAAAGCCTCCCGGCTCAGTCTTGTATGTCTCATTTGGTAGCATTGTTCAGACCAATAAGCAGATAATTGAAGCGATAGCTCAAGGACTTCTCCTTAGTGAAGTAAGTTTTGTTTGGGCAATTCGCCCCAAGATTGTTAGCTCGATTGATGACAGTGAAAATGTTTTACCAGCTGGATTTGAGGATAATATTAAGGATAAAGGGTTGATTGTCCCCTGGTGCAATCAAAATGCCGTCCTCTCCGATCCAGCAGTTGGAGGATTTCTGACACACTGCGGGTGGAATTCAATATTGGAAAGTATGTCATGTGGTGTTCCAATGATTTGTTATCCGGTAATGTATGATCAGCCTACTAACCGAAAATTGGTGGTTGATGATTGGAAGATTGGAGTTAATCTCTGTGATGGCATATCGATTAATGGGGCAGAAGTAGCATCAAAGATTAAGCAGCTAATGTGCGAAAAAACATCAGTTGACATCAGGAATGAGATGATGAAACTCAGGAGCATACTGCATGATGCGTTGGCTGAGGAGGGATCGTCCAATagaaattttgatcaatttatccAGGacttaaaacataaaatgcaTGTTTAGAAAGAGAATGTATCATCAGAAATCTAGATGTTCTTGTGGAATTGAAAAAATGTCAGAATACATACTTTGACAACAcgaaatataatattgtgtgtattatattattgttacaAGTCCTTTTTGTTCACCAAAGTTGTAGGAGTTGGTATATCATTGTTCTAAAAGTGAGTCAAATTTTTGCAATGATAATCACTATAAAAGTATATGAGAAGGTGGCTGATGAGTATACATGAGAAATGcccaaaatacccttcattaagggcatttaAGCCTTTTCATCTTGGATTCGCGTCTTTTGTATCGGTAGGGTCGGAGCGGACTCGACCCGAATCCAGCTACCCACTTGAAGACCCCGGCAACGATAACCGTCCGATCAGAGACATAAGCTAGcaagataaggccacgtggcccattCAACAGTATCCAGCTAAAccttataaataccccaagaCCCACATTTCGAGGTAATTAAATGCTTAAACACTTCGATCTACACATTTAATCGTATACTTTTtcctcgatcaacctaacttgagcgtcggaggatcgttgtcggggacgtgcccgacgagctcattTAATTGTCCTATTCTCAGGAACCCAAACACTTGATCTTGGTGGAGTTAGTCAATTGTTGTGAGGTCGCTCATTCCATATCACTGATTTCGAGCAAGATCAGTGGCAATCCGACTaaagaacaaagaggaaaTGTTGGGATTGGgaaagaagatgaaaaattaaaaaatatattattattctaaatattatattagtatatattatattttaaatattatttaaaaattacttaaaaaaacaaagaagagaCGTGTGCATTACACTACTGACCATATTCAGGTCTTTctctttaataaataaaaagatataggaataatttaatatattttcttcacatatcaatttttactattttttctataacaaaaataaatttcacttACGTAATGTATTTGATATATCATAGGCACAACCAAAACCGGTGTCCCcttcaaattaatcaaattaaccCCACTCCTAGAGATGGTCCAGAACATTTAACgcaaattaatcaaattaaccCCACTCCTAGAGATGGTCCAGAAGCATACATTTAACGCTTTGAAAATCTGTGACCATATGAATCCCAATTCAATACGGCACTACCAAGTGGTGGGATGTTTCGTTTTACATTGGAAACATTTTGGTAgcttgataaataaaaatttttatttgaatttagttcgattaaatcaaattaattacaaattaaatatagtatatttagtgtaattgattatttttcttaaattttatattaataacataataaatgtattatatttgtcatatagtTAATtcatagggtaaattacaactaccttctttaaagtttgacataattatgaatatcttttttttgtttgaaaaattattaattatgccGAACTTCAGGAAAAGTtgctgtaatttaccctttaactCATATTCTGCTAAAGTCACTTTCAATTAAAACTTCCCGTTGCCCAGTCGACCAATACGTCAAACCCGGCGGCATCTGTAAGTGAACGAAAGTGACGTCCATGAGATGTTTCATTGGATTATTTACCTTTATAATCATAGGAGATATTACAATTCCAAGGGAACTTAGGATAGTAGTCGATGGGCCTATCTTGAGTTCGATCATCCAGAGAAAAATGGGGGAGAAATATGCCGTGAAGCTACATGCTATCATGATTGCAGTCCCTTACCAAGGTCACGCCAACCCATTTACCCATCTCGCAATCAAGCTAGCTTCAAAGGGCTTTACCATCACTTTTGTTCATACTGAAGATGCTCACCATCGAATATCCAAATCCTACCAGAAGCGTAACAGCACAAGTAATAGCAACGAGGTTGATATCTTCTCTGAAGCTCGTGATTCGGGCCTTGATATACGTTACACGACCATCTCCGATGGCTTTCCTTTGGAATTCGACAGAATCCATAACATCGACGAGTACTGGGAGTCTATGTTCCATGATTTTCCATCTCGTGTCGATGAATTTATTGGGAATTTGATCGAGTCGTCTGACCCGTCGTTGGTGCCGTTCCTGGTTGCTGATACTGTTTATTCATGGCCTGCAACGATTGCCAAGAAGTACAACCTAGTGAACGTCTCATTCTGGACAGAGCCAGCCTTGGTATTTGctattagtaattattactTCGACCTTCTAAGTACAAATGGTCATTTCCCACGTACAGGTGTGTCTTTTTATTATCCCGAATCTGCCCAGCTTTCCCTTCTTGCATTTCCCATTTCATCTATCTTATATATGACGTCAACcatcttgaaaaattttaggtggtcttgaaatttaaattcccaaacaattgtaattatttttcccgacaatatataatatatcttcATTGGGTTAATTCCAATTTACAGCAAAAAAAACTCCAAgtaagaaacaaagaaaaaagaaaataaagtaaattatctttttatattttttaaaataaaataaaaatacacctAACACATATAGTGTGGGTTACATGcgcatttttatttcttattttttatttgaaatgttaTCTATGTTCTGATTTCAAAACTTGAATCTTGATTTCAACctcaaaacaaatttaattaatagatcaattgtgtaaattttatttaattcaaatcaacaATTTGAAAGGGAGGGTGGTGATAGGGGGGCGACAGCGGCGCCGCAGCACTGAAGGGAGGGAGAGCGACGACTGAACAAGATGAAAAAAGTATgtctatataattatatttttattaatatatatatatacataagattttattatttaaaaattttgcacaAATGCCGGGGGCACTCGTATTACACCACTGGTTATGGGATggtattttgctttatttcaaaaaacataaaagagtaatttacaaaaaaaaatttcatgtggaatttttgcatatttccTATATCACAACtagataaattgtattttcgaCATCTTTGATGATTATCAGATGATCCCTTGTACTCCATTGATTACATTCCTGGAGTTGAGTTGATTAGTAACAAGGACTTGATGCCGTATCTTCATGAAGTTGACACCACAACAGTCACTCACAAGATTCTTATCAAGGCATTTGAGGAGGTTAAGAAGGCAGATTTCATCTTACACAACACAGTGCAAGAACTAGAACTCTACACTCTATCTATCCTGAACCAAAAACAACCAACATATGCAATAGGTCCTGTCAATTTGTCCTCTGAGTGTATCAAAACCCGTGTATCCAAGAGCCTATTCTTTGAAATAGACTGCTCCAAATGGCTCGAATCAAAGCCTCCCGGCTCAGTCTTGTATGTCTCATTTGGTAGCATTGTTCAGACCAATAAGCAGATAATTGAAGCGATAGCTCAAGGACTTCTCCTTAGTGAAGTAAGTTTTATTTGGGCAATTCGCCCCAAGATTGTTAGCTCCACTGATGACAATGAAAATGTTTTACCAGATGGATTTGAGGATAATATTAAGGATAAAGGGTTAATTGTCCCCTGGTGCAATCAAAATGCCGTCCTCTCCAATCCAGCAGTTGGAGGATTTCTAACACACTGCGGGTGGAATTCAATATTGGAAAGCATGTCATGTGGTGTTCCAATGATTTGTTATCCGATAATGTATGATCAGCCCACTAACCGAAAATTGGTGGTTGATAATTGGAAGATTGGAGTTAATCTCTGTGATGGCGTATCTGTTAATGGGGCAGAAGTAGCATCGAAGATTAAGCAGCTAATGTGCGAAAAAACATCAGTTGGCATCAGGAATGAGATGATGAAATTCAGGAGCATACTGCATGATGCGTTGGCTGAGGAGGGATCGTCCAACcgaaattttgatcaatttatccAGGATTTAAGACATAAAATGCATGCTTAGAAGGAGAATGTATCATCAGAAATTCAGATGTTCTTGTGGAATTGAGAAAATGTCGgaattacatattttgacATCTAGGAATATAATGTTGTctgtattatattattgttactAGTCCTTTTTGTTCACCAAAGTTGTAGGAGTATTGGTATTTCATTGTTCTAAAAGTGAGTCAATTTTCTGTAACGATAATCACCataacaatcatatatattgGTCTATAGTTTGGATTAATTGATGTAACTTGTTCGACACTGAGAGATTTATGATGCAATTCCAATAAGAAATTTGACTCTCAagttgctaagcataataatgagACAGGATTACCAATCAAATCTCAGTTAAAAAAACATCAATGTGCTTATACATACACATCATGCAAAAACATTCAATTGCTTCTttaatgttaatatatattatacttcaGATagatatttctataattaatcaccgcatttatatttatatatgtgattaatataatCTATTAGGATAAGCTACTTAAATAacacatgaatatatatgaagaatAGTCTATATttaaacattttttatttagtatacatttatttccaaattatattcatgcatataTACAAAACATGTTAGAATCATGTGTCCAACACTCAATCCATTTGTCCATCTCGATATCAAGCTAGCTTCAAAGGACTTTGCCTTCACTTTTCTTGATACTGGATATGCCCACCAAAATTATTGTAACTACCACCAATAGTACTAGTCAAGCATATCTCTTCCTCTGAAGCCCGCAATTCTGGTCTTATACATTAAAATCCCGGAAGGTTTTGCTCTGAAATTCGACAGGATTCATAACATGTGGTTGAGCTCGGGGAGTCACTGTTGCATGATTTTTCATCTTGAGTCGATGAACTCGTATCTATCATTCTATTGGTTGCTGATACACTTTGTTCATAGACCAGAAACCATTGCCAAGAAGTACAACCTAGTGAATATTGTCTCAAGAGCCTGCGTTCTGAAATAAACTGTACCAAATGGCTTGGCTCCAAGCCTCCCGGGTCAGTCTTGTATGTCTCATTTGGTAGCTTCGTTCAAACCAATAAGCAGGTAATTGGTGCAATAGCTCAAGGACTTCTCCTAAGTGAAGTAAGCTTTATTTGGGCAATCTGGCCCAAGATTGTTGGCTCCATCGACGacaacacaaatattttactagtTGAATTTGAGGATAATATTAAGGCAAGAGGGTTGATTCATGGTGCAATCAAAACGCTGTCCTTTCCAATCCAGCAATCAAAGGAATTTTGATACACTGTGGTTGAAATTCGATACTGGAAAGCATAGGGTACGGTGTTCCAATGATTTGTGATTCGATATAGTATGATCAGCTCCCAATCGAAAACTATTGGTTGATGATTGGAAGATAGGGTTAATCTTTATGATGGCATATCCATTAACCGGGACGAAGTTGGTTTGAAGAGTGGAGAAACATGGGATGAAATCATAGAAACAGTGATTGCATGTTTTGACATCAAAGAATGCTATCTTTACCAACGGCATCGTACAGGATTTCTGTCCCTTTAAGTTGTAAGGGtgtttatgtttaattatgcTGTAATAGAATTCAATGTTGCAATGATTTTATGTCAACTTGTTTGAGAATTAAGGGATTCATGTTTGAGTTTCAAGTTGCGAAGAATATTAATGAGACAGGATTACAAGCAAAGCCCAAGTGAACTTTTAATAGCTCACCGCAACTTGATTTTTGGGCTCTTTTTTGCAAGTCTTTGCCCATCTACATACTTTACACTTCAGCCTTGCTTTTTGAACCCAAAAGTAGACTACTCTGTTttcaagaatgaaaattttgaaactgtATCCCAGAATACTCACTTGaacaatcaaaataagtaTTCCATTGCTTTTATATTCACTCTAAATTAAATGTAGGAcaatagtaataaataataatgtttttaGATAATGACAGAGAATTGGATAATCTAAATACCCACGCAAAATTTCTTacttcaaatcaaatttgatgagtaacaactaatcatataatatatttattgtgtaattattaaaatatacattaaatattttccaaaagTCCACAAAGACCTGACGTGTAGTCCACCTGGCTCAAGCAACAGTCGAGAAAAAGCATCAAAGTTACACGagtagtttttaaattttacctttCTTTCCTAACAAGAAACAGAGCCCATCTTCTCTATATATTTGATACTTCTCACCCCTAATTCCCAGATCTCTCATTCACATTCCTCAATACATTCATCACGCCAAAACCTTAACCAAGATTGTTTCTCTCAATCCGACACCATGAGCAATCAAGCAGAATCCTCTGATGCGTAAGTATTCCCACACATGTTCGGATCTCTGTAACTTTTTTCTCTCGATATGCACATACATGATTGTCCATCTTGAATGacattcttgtttttttctattggtattttatgttactttttgtgggttttcttttctaatgTGTAGTAAGGGTACGAAGAGGGATTTTAGTACAGCGATTCTGGAGAGGAAAAAGGCGCCGAATCGGCTGGTGGTGGATGAGGCTGTCAATGATGATAATTCCGTGGTGTGTCTTCACCCTGAAACTATGGAAAAGCTCCAGCTTTTCCGCGGCGACACTATCTTAATCaaggttttgtttttttcttccccatcTTTTTAATGAGTTCTTGTGTTCCACTGATACGTgggtttgtttccctttaatgtATTTTACTTGAATGTTTATTTTAACGGCGGTTCGAATTGGGGCGATGTTATGGGGTTTCAAGATTTATGGGGTTTACAATGTGGGTTCAATCAGAATTAGTTTTAAAAGTAAGATCACTTggttttttgatatatatggTTACCTTTGGATATAGTTGTTTTATGATgtgggattttttttccttccccTAATTACATTGAGTGCAAGTTATCAGTTTGTGCAAGAGTTACGGATTTAAATTATAGCCATGGCGACGCCTATATGTAAGACTGAATAGGAGATATTGTTGAAGaacttttgaattatgaaacaGGATTTGGATCCTCTGATGGATGGGACTTTTACCTCTGGTAATTTGGAGTTCTAGTTAAGTGTTTACATGCGAGAATGTAATTTATATCACTATATTGATCGTCATTTTTTTCCTGTGTGCATTATGTGTCAGTAACAAAACTTTCTTCATTAGTTCCTATATTTGTACAAATTTAAGAACCTGATGTTGTTGGTTTGATTGCTTGGAAATTCATATGTTGGTAGTAAAATTTTCACGTTTATGTTGGCTTATGAGTTATTCTTTTGCTTGTAGggtaagaaaagaaaggataCAGTATGCATTGCCCTTGCTGATGATACATGTGATGAACCAAAGATTCGAATGAACAAGGTTGTTAGAAACAACCTCAGGGTTAGGCTCGGAGATGTGGTTTCTGTGCATCAATGTGCTGATGTGAAGTATGGGAAGCGTGTGCACATTCTTCCTGTGGATGACACAGTTGAAGGTGTTACTGGAAATCTCTTTGATGCTTACCTGAAGCGTAAGTCCTTGACACATAATGCATTTTTAGTCATCTAGTTCTTATTCTGCTTCGactgattaatattttttatgtgttccGCATTTGCATAATACTATCAGCACTTGTCTTTTTCTGTTTCAATCAGACTTA
The nucleotide sequence above comes from Sesamum indicum cultivar Zhongzhi No. 13 linkage group LG11, S_indicum_v1.0, whole genome shotgun sequence. Encoded proteins:
- the LOC105174359 gene encoding UDP-glycosyltransferase 86A1-like, whose product is MLHDFPSRVDEFIGNLIESSDPSLVPFLVADIVYSWAATIAKKYNLVNVSFWPAPALVFAINNYYYDHLSTNGHFPRTDDLVYSIDYIPGVESISNKDLMPYLHEVDTTTVTHKILIKAFEEDKKPTYAIGPVNLSSECIKTRVPKSLLFEVDCSKWLESKPPGSVLYVSFGSIVQTNKQIIEAIAQGLLLSEVSFVWAIRPKIVSSIDDSENVLPAGFEDNIKDKGLIVPWCNQNAVLSDPAVGGFLTHCGWNSILESMSCGVPMICYPVMYDQPTNRKLVVDDWKIGVNLCDGISINGAEVASKIKQLMCEKTSVDIRNEMMKLRSILHDALAEEGSSNRNFDQFIQDLKHKMHV
- the LOC105174358 gene encoding UDP-glycosyltransferase 86A1-like; translation: MGEKFAVKPHAIMISVPYQGHANPFTHLAIKLASKGFTITFVHTQDAHHRISKSYQKLNSTSSSDEVDIFSEARDSGLDIRYTTIADGFPLEFDRDQNVNEYWESILHDFPSRVDEFIGNLIESFDPELLPFLVADAIYPWPATIAKKYNLVNVSFWTGPAAVLAINYYFFDHLRANGHFPPTDDPLYSIDYIPGVESISSKDLMPYLREADTTTIVHKVLLRVFEEVKKADFILHNTLQELEQHTLSTLNQKQPTYAIGPVSFSPDCIKTRVSKSLLFEIDCSKWLGSKPPSSVLYVSFGSNVPTNKQVIEAIAQGLLLSEVSFIWVIRPKIVRSIDDNKNVLPAGFEDNLKDKGLVVPWCDQNAVFSNPAVGGFLTHCGWNSILESMWYGIPLICYPIMYDQPTNRKLVVDDWKIGVNLCDGVSVDGAEIALKIKQLMCEKTSIGIRNEIMKFRSVLHDALSEEGSSNRNFDQFIQDLRHKMHVGKENVSSTI
- the LOC105174360 gene encoding UDP-glycosyltransferase 86A1-like: MGEKYAVKLHAIMIAVPYQGHANPFTHLAIKLASKGFTITFVHTEDAHHRISKSYQKRNSTSNSNEVDIFSEARDSGLDIRYTTISDGFPLEFDRIHNIDEYWESMFHDFPSRVDEFIGNLIESSDPSLVPFLVADTVYSWPATIAKKYNLVNVSFWTEPALVFAISNYYFDLLSTNGHFPRTDDPLYSIDYIPGVELISNKDLMPYLHEVDTTTVTHKILIKAFEEVKKADFILHNTVQELELYTLSILNQKQPTYAIGPVNLSSECIKTRVSKSLFFEIDCSKWLESKPPGSVLYVSFGSIVQTNKQIIEAIAQGLLLSEVSFIWAIRPKIVSSTDDNENVLPDGFEDNIKDKGLIVPWCNQNAVLSNPAVGGFLTHCGWNSILESMSCGVPMICYPIMYDQPTNRKLVVDNWKIGVNLCDGVSVNGAEVASKIKQLMCEKTSVGIRNEMMKFRSILHDALAEEGSSNRNFDQFIQDLRHKMHA